In Mycolicibacterium phocaicum, one DNA window encodes the following:
- a CDS encoding RNA polymerase sigma factor — MAAASRYGRFSTSRARGRAGEATGRGNGASEATGRVELLIDAIFQREWGRVLAALIGILGDFELAEDAAQEAFVRAAERWSRDGVPDAPVAWLVRTGRNVAIDRLRREQTLRAKTRLLHADQQATTMDEIDLDDSTIGDERLQLMFMCCHPALAREAQVALTLRALGGLTTAEIGRAFLVSEDTMKRRLSRAKAKIKATNIPFALPADPMLPDRVAAVLAVIYLIFNQGFTERGDLAGEAIRLGRLLADLLADEPEAYGLLALMLLHDSRRAARVVDGRVVPLAEQDRTRYDQAKVDAGRAALDRALALRLAAGPYVLQAAIASLQADAEIDWDEVVVLYERLEQLTGSPVVALNRAVAVAEAGDPARALGLIDALDLGEYRYLPSTRAELLRRLGRTDEARSAFERALTLTTTEPERRFLQRRLAELGQRSAEE, encoded by the coding sequence TTGGCGGCGGCGTCGAGGTACGGCCGCTTTTCGACGTCCCGGGCGAGGGGTAGGGCGGGCGAAGCGACGGGAAGGGGCAACGGGGCGAGCGAAGCGACGGGGAGGGTTGAGCTACTGATCGACGCCATCTTCCAGCGGGAGTGGGGCCGGGTCCTGGCCGCGCTCATCGGCATCCTCGGCGACTTCGAACTCGCCGAGGATGCCGCGCAGGAGGCGTTCGTCCGTGCCGCCGAGCGGTGGTCCCGCGACGGTGTGCCCGACGCGCCGGTGGCGTGGCTGGTGCGCACTGGCCGCAACGTGGCGATCGACCGGTTGCGCCGCGAGCAGACGCTGCGCGCCAAGACCCGGCTGCTCCACGCGGATCAACAGGCGACGACCATGGACGAGATCGACCTCGATGACAGCACCATCGGCGACGAGCGCCTGCAACTGATGTTCATGTGCTGTCATCCGGCGTTGGCGCGTGAGGCCCAGGTGGCGCTCACGCTGCGGGCGCTCGGCGGGCTGACGACGGCCGAGATCGGGCGGGCATTCCTGGTGTCCGAGGACACCATGAAGCGGCGCCTGTCCCGCGCCAAGGCCAAGATCAAGGCGACCAACATCCCGTTCGCCCTGCCGGCCGACCCGATGCTGCCGGACCGGGTGGCGGCGGTGCTCGCGGTGATCTACCTGATCTTCAACCAGGGCTTCACCGAGCGGGGCGACCTCGCCGGCGAAGCGATCCGGCTCGGCCGCCTGCTCGCCGACCTCTTGGCCGACGAACCAGAGGCCTACGGGCTGCTGGCCCTGATGCTGCTGCACGATTCGCGGCGCGCGGCCCGCGTGGTCGACGGCCGGGTGGTGCCCCTCGCCGAGCAGGACCGGACGCGGTACGACCAGGCCAAGGTCGACGCCGGCCGCGCCGCCCTCGACCGCGCGCTGGCCCTACGGTTGGCCGCCGGGCCATACGTCCTGCAGGCAGCCATCGCCTCGCTGCAGGCCGACGCGGAGATCGACTGGGACGAGGTCGTCGTCCTGTATGAGCGGCTCGAACAGCTCACGGGATCGCCGGTCGTGGCGCTCAATCGGGCGGTGGCCGTCGCCGAGGCGGGCGATCCCGCGCGGGCGCTCGGGCTCATCGATGCCCTTGATCTGGGCGAATACCGCTATCTGCCGTCGACACGGGCGGAATTGCTGCGCCGTTTGGGCCGGACCGACGAGGCGCGCAGCGCGTTCGAGCGCGCCCTGACCTTGACGACGACCGAGCCGGAACGACGATTTCTGCAGCGTCGGCTGGCTGAGCTGGGACAGCGCTCCGCCGAGGAATAG
- a CDS encoding YciI family protein: protein MKYATLIYIKPGSHDTDITEEEHAALSAEYAALRQEPQCVGGGHLQPVETATSVRADLITDGPFADTKEVFAGYFVIDVDNLDEALKFAQRIPAVRLGGGVEVRPLFDVPGEG from the coding sequence ATGAAATACGCAACGCTGATCTACATCAAGCCGGGCAGCCACGACACCGACATCACCGAGGAAGAGCACGCGGCCCTGAGTGCCGAGTACGCGGCGCTTCGTCAGGAACCGCAGTGCGTCGGTGGCGGTCACCTGCAGCCCGTCGAAACCGCGACATCGGTGCGGGCCGACCTGATCACCGATGGTCCCTTCGCCGACACCAAAGAGGTGTTCGCCGGCTACTTCGTCATCGACGTCGACAATCTCGACGAAGCCCTCAAATTCGCCCAGCGGATCCCGGCTGTGCGGCTTGGCGGCGGCGTCGAGGTACGGCCGCTTTTCGACGTCCCGGGCGAGGGGTAG